A single Spirochaetota bacterium DNA region contains:
- the cutA gene encoding divalent-cation tolerance protein CutA — protein MMEYCVIFCTVPNREVGLDIANTLVSQKLAACVNIVPELTSIYTWKGEICNDQELLLIIKTKSNLYTTIEETIKKIHPYEVAEIISLPITCGSHDYLQWIEDVTQ, from the coding sequence ATGATGGAATACTGCGTTATTTTTTGTACTGTCCCTAACAGAGAAGTGGGGTTGGATATAGCCAATACCCTTGTTTCACAAAAATTAGCTGCCTGTGTCAATATTGTTCCAGAACTTACTTCTATTTATACATGGAAAGGTGAAATATGCAATGACCAGGAATTGCTTCTTATCATCAAAACAAAAAGTAATCTTTATACCACTATTGAAGAAACAATAAAAAAAATACACCCCTATGAAGTGGCTGAAATTATATCACTACCAATTACGTGTGGATCACATGACTACTTACAGTGGATTGAGGATGTTACACAATAA
- a CDS encoding acyl-CoA thioesterase, with the protein MNPKAVNESTITIVQQMTHQDANLAGNVHGGTIMKLIDNTGGIVASRHAGCLVVTASIDRLDFHSPVYIGDLLRLKASVNYVGTTSMEVGVRVEAENFITGEVRHTASAYLTFVALDEKGMPKKVPPLQPETEDQIRRYREAEMRRKKRLEK; encoded by the coding sequence ATGAATCCAAAAGCCGTCAATGAAAGCACTATAACAATAGTACAGCAGATGACCCATCAGGATGCCAATTTAGCTGGAAATGTGCATGGCGGGACTATCATGAAACTTATTGACAACACTGGAGGCATTGTTGCTTCCCGACATGCAGGTTGTCTTGTTGTGACAGCTTCTATTGACAGATTGGATTTTCACAGTCCTGTTTATATTGGTGATTTGTTACGGTTAAAAGCAAGTGTCAACTATGTTGGCACTACATCTATGGAAGTTGGTGTACGCGTTGAGGCCGAAAATTTTATTACAGGCGAAGTGCGACATACTGCATCAGCATATCTTACTTTTGTTGCCCTGGATGAAAAGGGTATGCCAAAAAAAGTTCCACCGTTACAGCCTGAGACTGAAGATCAAATACGCCGATATCGCGAAGCCGAAATGAGAAGAAAAAAGCGATTGGAAAAATAA
- a CDS encoding hemolysin III family protein, with protein MPVNRSELVSFYSHMAGVVAAIVGLLVLIFTADKPLIQVLSVIYGISVIILFTASTLYHGLKQQENEDSPWRRFDHMAIFIMIAGTYTPVCYIYLDYQTALYIIVAQWLLVVLGIIFKIYFFNAPRFIYTAIYLAMGWMAIVVIKDIVRIMDTVSLWYLFLGGIAFTIGALFYIIKWPQKNNGHVGFHEIFHGFILAGAFFHYMMVYHSIQYIQNIH; from the coding sequence ATGCCAGTAAACAGATCAGAACTTGTATCATTCTATTCACATATGGCAGGGGTTGTTGCTGCCATCGTTGGGTTGTTAGTGTTAATTTTTACTGCTGATAAGCCTCTTATACAGGTACTATCGGTTATATATGGTATTTCAGTCATTATACTGTTTACGGCAAGCACCCTGTATCATGGGCTGAAGCAACAGGAAAATGAAGATTCACCATGGAGAAGATTTGACCACATGGCTATCTTCATCATGATTGCAGGAACGTATACTCCAGTATGCTATATCTATTTAGATTATCAAACTGCTCTGTATATTATTGTTGCCCAGTGGTTACTGGTGGTATTGGGTATTATCTTCAAGATATATTTTTTCAATGCTCCGCGTTTTATATATACTGCAATATATTTGGCCATGGGATGGATGGCTATAGTGGTAATCAAGGATATTGTCAGGATTATGGATACTGTATCGCTGTGGTATCTTTTTTTAGGTGGTATTGCGTTTACCATTGGCGCACTGTTCTATATCATAAAGTGGCCTCAAAAGAATAATGGACATGTTGGTTTTCATGAAATTTTTCATGGTTTTATTTTGGCGGGTGCTTTCTTTCATTATATGATGGTATACCATAGTATACAATACATACAAAATATTCATTAA
- a CDS encoding PTS sugar transporter subunit IIA, which yields MGLILDMVLTDYLNKKTILINPSVKDRWELIESMLDVAIKNKAVKSEYRETIKKTLFEREKSMSTGIGKGVAIPHCSCPYVDDVVMIMALSKKGINFDSIDNMPVHIAILLIVPKDKISQHIKTLANIAKLMSDDTLREALSGAKDAQDIIKILKEYEQKGKKQ from the coding sequence TTGGGGTTGATTCTAGATATGGTTTTAACTGATTATTTAAATAAAAAGACAATACTTATCAATCCGTCGGTAAAAGACCGATGGGAATTAATTGAATCAATGCTTGATGTGGCAATTAAAAATAAAGCTGTAAAATCCGAATATCGTGAAACCATAAAAAAAACGCTGTTTGAACGTGAAAAATCAATGAGTACAGGCATAGGGAAGGGAGTGGCTATACCTCATTGCAGTTGCCCGTATGTTGATGATGTGGTGATGATAATGGCGTTGAGCAAGAAAGGTATAAACTTTGATTCAATTGATAATATGCCAGTGCATATAGCTATTCTTTTAATTGTTCCCAAGGACAAAATCTCACAGCATATCAAAACACTGGCAAATATAGCAAAACTTATGAGTGATGATACATTGCGGGAAGCGCTTTCAGGTGCAAAGGATGCCCAGGATATTATAAAGATTTTGAAAGAATATGAACAAAAAGGAAAAAAACAATAA
- the ruvB gene encoding Holliday junction branch migration DNA helicase RuvB: MNKKEKNNNTSQSLISPLSLEEEDFEKKLRPQYLNEFIGQKQLTENMRIFIESAKLRKKPLDHVLLAGPPGLGKTTLAFIVANELGVNIKATSAPAIEKPGDMASMLTNLEPMDVLFIDEIHRLSPTIEELLYSAMEDGELDIILGQGVGAKSIKLQLAPFTLIGATTRTGLLTSALRDRFGIPLRLDYYEIEDLETIAKRTANIIGCIIDDMAAQEIARRSRRTPRIVNRLVKRVLDFAIVMKKNSIDLEIARYALDRLHIDSLGLDDMDRKILTTIIDKYDGGPVGIKTIAISIGEEITTLEDFYEPYLVQIGMLKRTPRGRVAARLAYEHLQLPYKGIDESSLF; encoded by the coding sequence ATGAACAAAAAGGAAAAAAACAATAACACATCTCAAAGCCTTATTTCTCCATTATCATTAGAAGAAGAGGATTTTGAAAAAAAATTACGCCCACAGTATCTCAATGAATTCATAGGGCAGAAGCAACTTACTGAGAATATGCGTATTTTTATTGAGTCAGCAAAACTACGCAAAAAACCCCTGGACCATGTACTGCTTGCTGGCCCACCGGGGCTTGGGAAAACCACACTTGCTTTCATTGTTGCAAATGAGCTTGGGGTAAATATCAAGGCAACATCAGCGCCAGCAATTGAAAAACCTGGTGATATGGCTTCAATGTTAACCAATTTAGAGCCAATGGATGTCCTGTTTATTGATGAGATACACAGGCTGTCGCCCACCATTGAAGAGTTATTATATAGTGCCATGGAAGATGGTGAGCTTGATATTATTTTAGGCCAGGGTGTTGGTGCAAAAAGCATCAAGCTGCAACTGGCGCCATTTACCCTTATAGGTGCAACTACCAGAACAGGGTTATTGACGTCAGCACTACGCGACCGGTTTGGCATTCCGCTCAGGCTGGACTATTATGAAATTGAGGATTTAGAAACGATAGCTAAAAGGACAGCAAACATTATTGGTTGCATAATTGATGATATGGCGGCGCAGGAGATAGCACGGCGTTCTCGCCGAACTCCTCGAATAGTTAACAGGCTTGTAAAACGTGTACTTGATTTTGCGATAGTTATGAAAAAAAATTCAATTGACCTGGAAATAGCACGGTATGCGCTGGACAGGCTTCATATTGATTCTTTAGGTCTTGATGATATGGACCGAAAGATACTGACAACTATCATTGATAAATATGATGGAGGTCCTGTTGGTATAAAGACAATTGCTATCTCAATTGGTGAGGAGATAACGACGCTGGAAGATTTTTACGAACCTTACCTGGTACAGATTGGCATGCTGAAACGAACTCCCCGCGGCAGGGTAGCAGCACGACTGGCATATGAACATTTGCAGCTTCCCTACAAAGGCATAGACGAATCAAGCCTGTTTTAG
- the yedF gene encoding sulfurtransferase-like selenium metabolism protein YedF yields MKEIDARGLECPKPVLLTKETIEKDNPDNLTVLVSSDTAVGNVTRFAENTGYSVTTTQQGDYFILKLSKGTQPQSQPVSQPVTMEYVNENIVFFITSNEFGQGKQELGQLLMKSFINTINEANMLPSTIIFINSGIFLTTEGSPVLPALQEIAQKGVQIINCGTCLDFYKRKDQLKVGIVSNMYTITETLMKATKVIRF; encoded by the coding sequence ATGAAAGAGATAGATGCACGAGGGCTTGAATGTCCAAAACCAGTACTTTTAACCAAAGAAACAATAGAAAAGGATAATCCCGATAATCTAACAGTACTGGTGAGCAGTGACACCGCAGTGGGCAATGTAACTCGTTTTGCAGAAAATACTGGATATTCTGTAACAACTACACAACAGGGCGATTACTTTATCCTCAAATTAAGCAAAGGTACACAACCACAATCACAACCAGTTTCACAACCTGTAACAATGGAGTATGTTAATGAAAACATTGTCTTCTTTATTACATCCAACGAATTTGGTCAGGGAAAACAGGAATTAGGCCAGCTTTTGATGAAATCATTCATCAATACCATTAATGAGGCCAATATGCTGCCATCCACCATCATATTCATTAATTCAGGCATATTCTTAACCACTGAAGGTTCACCGGTATTGCCCGCATTGCAGGAAATTGCACAAAAAGGTGTACAGATTATTAACTGCGGCACATGCTTAGATTTTTATAAGCGAAAAGACCAGTTGAAGGTTGGCATTGTATCCAACATGTATACCATTACTGAAACCTTAATGAAAGCTACAAAAGTTATACGTTTCTAA
- a CDS encoding DUF3683 domain-containing protein codes for MDKIFKRDFKYREIPYNYTSFSDREIILKYFDAQTWDLVQALRAKRRTGRSAKLLFENIGDIFIIDRNPYIQYDIVENPAKLKHLYKRHQRRLATVKEGANGDQQVLQFIEKIEQLDQAFFKKLKETKKVQEKIFNKLKHITAAGNIHFSPFHRASHVTDATDWRVEYPVVVVYPDSVHEVQELVKAAKKLNLVIIARGGGTGLTGGAIPLLPNTMIINTEKLNNIGKIENTTINGKTIPTITVEAGAVTEDVMEYCEHQNYIFATDPTSAWACTIGGNIAENAGGKKCVMWGTCIDNILSFDIVDHNGDIITVCRADHPYRKILPGDEVVFTVEKNKKLLKTITLSGLDIRKKGLGKDITNKALGGLPGLQKEGCDGIIVNATFVLYRPFKYTRSVCFEFFGNNMINASKAIVEIVKTFEDDPVVFLTALEHFDEQYVKAIQYKNKSSRTEIPKAVLVVDIESDDEAKLEEATEDLVVKVKQFNTEGIIAKDAETREKFWQDRKNLSAIAKHTNAFKLNEDIVIPLEKLQDFSDFIEKLNVKKELENNIQIIRALIDYLQEQVKTEEDDVCIERCHAGIGQLLSMQSRYTDILNNLDTAAKDYFKYDSEYALRLNSVFQLIQNNELSMDFDTEVDKPLQKLFYGYDDILEKIQQVKEATGKRRIVVATHMHAGDGNVHVNIPVHSNDYLMMRDADETAATVMRQTVALGGVVSGEHGIGLTKIRFIDDETLEKFAEYNRYADPEDLFNPLKLTKDFNLETIYTPSFNLLEGEAFILKATDLETVFNSIATCIRCGKCKSVCNTHYPDGVVFYNPRNKILATALIMEAVLYDIQTSTSLSFKHFNNLREISNYCTICHNCQKPCPVAIDFGNITLNIRSILEERRKSTFKPVTSFTLFYLKQKGYYINKIFRIILLKWAYSMQRLGFYAAKPVSHILSVITPYIAMMLKGRLPKSGSKTLRDELKLKSSNTFYVFRNKNKPVVKTVVYFPGCGSERMFPEISMATIALLYNAGVRVIIPPTYLCCGYPMKANGKLDQARIKTNENRVIFHRMADTFSYMEIEDIVVSCGTCYEMLSDYHLEDVFRGAKLIDINEFIAREGLYSLSIRDSLIYHEPCHTPMKLMGYQKTFSKLFNTKPLAVPNCCGEGGTLALSTPDISNTLRERKETNIRTAIKKKNVLVLTTCPSCVQGLCKIQDSVKVTGKSLVVYLAEQCLGKHWKKEFIRAIQTEGFDKYIY; via the coding sequence ATGGATAAAATTTTTAAACGGGATTTTAAATACAGGGAAATACCCTATAACTATACATCATTTTCCGATAGAGAGATAATCTTAAAGTATTTTGATGCACAGACCTGGGATCTGGTGCAGGCTCTCAGAGCCAAGCGGCGAACAGGCAGAAGTGCAAAACTCCTTTTTGAGAATATTGGCGATATCTTTATCATAGACAGAAATCCCTATATTCAATATGATATTGTGGAAAACCCTGCCAAGCTGAAACATCTGTATAAACGGCATCAAAGAAGGCTTGCAACCGTTAAAGAAGGTGCCAATGGTGACCAGCAGGTCCTGCAGTTTATAGAAAAAATTGAACAATTAGATCAGGCTTTTTTTAAAAAGCTAAAAGAAACAAAGAAAGTGCAGGAAAAAATTTTTAATAAATTAAAACATATCACTGCAGCTGGTAATATTCATTTTAGCCCTTTTCATCGTGCATCACATGTCACTGACGCCACAGACTGGCGTGTGGAATACCCTGTTGTTGTGGTGTATCCTGATTCAGTGCATGAAGTACAGGAACTGGTGAAGGCTGCAAAAAAGCTGAATCTTGTTATTATTGCACGTGGTGGTGGCACAGGACTTACTGGTGGGGCAATTCCGCTTTTGCCTAACACCATGATAATTAACACTGAGAAATTGAACAACATTGGGAAAATTGAAAACACAACTATTAATGGTAAAACTATCCCCACCATTACGGTTGAGGCTGGTGCGGTAACCGAAGATGTAATGGAGTATTGTGAACATCAGAACTATATATTTGCTACTGACCCTACATCAGCATGGGCCTGCACTATTGGCGGCAATATTGCAGAAAATGCAGGTGGCAAGAAGTGCGTCATGTGGGGTACCTGCATCGATAATATACTTTCATTTGATATTGTAGATCACAATGGTGATATCATAACAGTATGCAGGGCAGATCATCCCTACCGGAAGATATTACCCGGTGACGAGGTTGTCTTTACTGTAGAAAAAAATAAAAAATTACTAAAAACAATAACCTTATCGGGGCTTGATATTCGAAAAAAAGGCTTAGGGAAAGATATTACCAATAAAGCACTTGGTGGATTGCCAGGACTGCAGAAAGAAGGTTGTGATGGCATTATTGTTAATGCAACGTTTGTTCTGTACAGGCCGTTTAAGTATACCCGTTCTGTATGTTTTGAGTTTTTTGGCAATAATATGATCAATGCCTCAAAAGCTATCGTTGAGATAGTAAAGACTTTTGAGGATGACCCTGTTGTGTTTTTAACAGCCTTAGAGCATTTTGATGAACAGTATGTGAAAGCTATTCAGTATAAGAACAAATCTTCTCGTACTGAAATCCCCAAAGCAGTACTGGTAGTTGATATTGAAAGTGATGATGAAGCAAAGTTAGAAGAGGCTACAGAAGATCTGGTAGTAAAAGTTAAGCAATTCAACACTGAAGGGATCATTGCAAAGGATGCTGAAACCAGAGAAAAATTTTGGCAGGATAGAAAAAATTTAAGTGCTATAGCAAAACATACCAATGCGTTTAAGCTGAATGAGGACATTGTTATACCTCTGGAAAAGTTGCAGGATTTTTCGGATTTTATTGAAAAATTAAATGTCAAAAAAGAACTGGAGAATAATATACAGATTATACGCGCACTTATTGATTACCTGCAGGAACAAGTCAAGACCGAGGAAGATGATGTATGTATTGAACGCTGTCATGCAGGAATTGGGCAGTTACTGTCGATGCAGTCGCGCTATACTGATATTCTTAATAATCTTGATACTGCAGCTAAGGATTATTTCAAGTATGACTCGGAATATGCACTCAGGCTGAATTCGGTTTTTCAGCTCATACAGAATAATGAACTGAGTATGGACTTTGATACAGAAGTTGATAAACCTCTACAAAAGCTTTTTTACGGTTATGATGATATACTGGAAAAGATACAGCAGGTAAAAGAAGCTACAGGGAAGCGCCGTATTGTTGTTGCTACCCATATGCACGCAGGTGATGGTAATGTACATGTCAATATTCCCGTACATTCAAATGATTATCTTATGATGCGTGATGCTGATGAAACTGCAGCAACCGTTATGCGTCAGACGGTAGCACTGGGCGGTGTGGTCAGTGGTGAACATGGCATTGGGCTTACAAAAATACGGTTTATTGATGATGAAACCCTGGAAAAGTTTGCTGAATACAACCGCTATGCTGATCCAGAAGATCTGTTTAATCCTCTAAAACTTACAAAGGATTTTAACTTAGAAACCATCTATACGCCATCGTTTAATCTTCTAGAAGGGGAAGCTTTCATTTTGAAGGCTACAGACTTAGAAACGGTATTCAATTCAATTGCAACATGCATCCGTTGTGGTAAGTGTAAATCTGTATGCAATACGCATTATCCGGATGGGGTGGTCTTCTATAATCCACGAAACAAAATTTTGGCCACAGCTCTTATTATGGAGGCTGTTCTGTATGATATACAGACCTCAACATCACTGAGTTTTAAGCATTTCAATAATTTGCGTGAAATTTCTAACTATTGCACCATATGCCATAACTGCCAGAAGCCTTGTCCGGTTGCTATCGATTTTGGTAATATTACGCTGAATATCCGTTCTATCTTAGAGGAAAGGCGAAAATCCACCTTTAAGCCAGTTACCTCGTTCACATTATTTTACCTGAAGCAGAAGGGATATTACATTAATAAAATATTTAGAATTATACTCCTGAAATGGGCATATAGCATGCAGAGGTTAGGCTTTTATGCAGCCAAGCCTGTTTCCCATATTCTCAGTGTGATCACCCCTTACATTGCTATGATGCTTAAAGGCAGGCTCCCAAAATCGGGGAGTAAAACCCTGCGCGATGAGCTTAAATTAAAAAGCAGCAACACATTTTATGTATTCAGAAATAAAAATAAACCTGTTGTAAAAACTGTAGTATATTTCCCGGGCTGTGGTTCAGAACGAATGTTTCCAGAAATCAGTATGGCCACTATTGCTCTGTTATACAATGCAGGTGTCAGAGTTATCATACCGCCAACGTACCTGTGCTGCGGTTACCCAATGAAAGCCAATGGCAAATTGGACCAGGCACGTATAAAAACCAATGAAAACAGGGTTATATTCCATAGAATGGCCGATACGTTTTCTTATATGGAAATTGAAGATATTGTGGTTTCGTGTGGGACATGTTATGAAATGTTATCCGATTATCATCTTGAAGATGTCTTCAGGGGCGCAAAACTTATTGATATCAATGAATTTATAGCCCGTGAAGGATTATACTCACTGTCAATACGTGATAGTTTGATTTACCATGAACCGTGCCATACACCTATGAAACTCATGGGATATCAAAAGACATTTTCCAAATTATTCAATACAAAACCCCTAGCAGTTCCTAACTGCTGTGGTGAAGGTGGAACACTTGCATTATCAACTCCTGATATATCCAATACACTTCGCGAAAGGAAAGAAACTAACATAAGAACTGCTATAAAAAAGAAAAATGTGTTGGTGCTTACAACATGCCCAAGCTGTGTGCAGGGTTTATGCAAAATTCAGGATAGCGTTAAAGTTACCGGGAAATCGTTAGTAGTGTATTTGGCAGAACAATGTTTGGGCAAACACTGGAAAAAAGAATTTATTAGAGCAATACAAACGGAAGGATTTGATAAATATATTTATTAG
- a CDS encoding CoA transferase, producing the protein MPFYGFFRSKNGKVAIVALTPRQWKDLTSIIGKPEMATDSKFENIIVQIKNHSEAVSLIEEWTEKKTSEEIIEILQRKKTPCGIAYTSWEINHDSNLQMRQMFQKIEHPQFGAIDIPGFPFKLSECEMSIRMPAPTLGEHTRIILEKKLGYTSQQIEELYRDKVVV; encoded by the coding sequence ATGCCTTTTTATGGATTTTTTAGATCAAAAAACGGCAAAGTGGCAATTGTTGCACTCACACCTCGCCAATGGAAGGACTTAACTAGCATAATAGGTAAGCCTGAAATGGCTACTGATTCCAAATTTGAAAACATTATTGTGCAGATAAAAAATCACAGCGAAGCAGTATCATTAATTGAGGAATGGACTGAGAAAAAAACCTCTGAGGAAATTATTGAAATTTTACAACGTAAGAAAACCCCCTGTGGAATTGCATATACAAGCTGGGAGATAAATCATGATAGTAATTTACAAATGCGTCAAATGTTTCAGAAAATTGAACACCCTCAGTTTGGAGCAATAGATATCCCCGGGTTCCCCTTTAAGCTTTCTGAATGTGAAATGAGTATAAGGATGCCCGCACCTACTTTGGGTGAGCATACGCGTATAATTTTAGAAAAAAAGCTTGGTTATACATCCCAACAGATTGAAGAATTATACAGGGATAAAGTAGTAGTATGA
- a CDS encoding CoA transferase: protein MLLSGITVIDITQFISGSRCTQILADMGAEVIKVEPPQGDTLRLIFKLMAGAERCYSVFNRNKYGIPVNWHDPRGCEVIKKMSEHADIFVHNLVPGSLERVGLGYKNLTQLTECLFMDFLDQKTAKWQLLHSHLANGRT from the coding sequence ATGCTGCTTTCAGGAATCACTGTAATTGACATCACACAATTTATATCCGGGTCCCGATGCACACAGATCTTAGCAGATATGGGTGCTGAAGTGATCAAGGTTGAACCACCACAGGGTGATACGCTTAGACTTATTTTTAAATTGATGGCTGGTGCCGAACGCTGTTACTCTGTTTTCAATCGCAATAAATATGGCATACCAGTCAATTGGCACGATCCAAGAGGTTGTGAAGTTATTAAAAAGATGTCTGAACATGCTGATATCTTTGTCCATAACCTTGTGCCTGGTTCACTTGAACGTGTAGGGTTAGGGTATAAGAATTTAACTCAACTGACAGAATGCCTTTTTATGGATTTTTTAGATCAAAAAACGGCAAAGTGGCAATTGTTGCACTCACACCTCGCCAATGGAAGGACTTAA